In a genomic window of Seriola aureovittata isolate HTS-2021-v1 ecotype China chromosome 11, ASM2101889v1, whole genome shotgun sequence:
- the rpl8 gene encoding 60S ribosomal protein L8, which translates to MGRVIRGQRKGAGSVFKAHVKHRKGAAKLRHIDFAERHGYIKGIVKDIIHDPGRGAPLAKVAFRDPYRFKKRTELFIAAEGIHTGQFIYCGKKAQLNIGNVLPVGTMPEGTIICCLEEKPGDRGKLARASGNYATVISHNPETKKSRVKLPSGSKKVIASANRAVVGVVAGGGRIDKPILKAGRAYHKYKAKRNCWPRVRGVAMNPVEHPFGGGNHQHIGKPSTIRRDAPAGRKVGLIAARRTGRLRGTKTVQEKEN; encoded by the exons ATGGGACGTGTGATCAGGGGACAGAGAAAAGGTGCGGGCTCCGTGTTCAAAGCCCACGTCAAGCACAGGAAAGGTGCTGCTAAACTCCGTCACATTGACTTTGCTGAACGCCATGGTTACATCAAGGGGATTGTGAAG GATATTATCCATGACCCCGGCCGTGGTGCTCCCCTGGCCAAAGTGGCCTTCCGTGACCCATACCGCTTCAAGAAGAGGACAGAGCTCTTCATCGCTGCTGAGGGCATCCACACTGGACAGTTCATCTACTGCGGCAAGAAGG CTCAGCTGAACATCGGCAATGTCCTGCCCGTTGGCACAATGCCCGAGGGAACCATCATCTGCTGCCTGGAGGAGAAACCCGGTGACAGAGGCAAGCTGGCCCGTGCGTCAGGAAACTACGCCACAGTCATCTCCCACAACCCTGAGACCAAGAAGTCCAGAGTCAAGCTTCCCTCAGGCTCCAAGAAAGTCATCGCCTCAGCAAACAGAGCTGTAGTTG GTGTTGTTGCTGGAGGTGGTCGTATTGACAAGCCCATCCTGAAGGCTGGTCGTGCCTACCACAAGTACAAGGCCAAGAGGAACTGCTGGCCACGTGTCCGTGGTGTGGCTATGAAC cctGTTGAGCATCCCTTCGGTGGTGGTAACCATCAGCACATTGGCAAACCCTCAACAATCAGGAGGGATGCACCTGCTGGTCGCAAGGTCGGTCTTATCGCTGCCCGTCGTACAGGCAGACTGCGTGGAACAAAGACCGTCCAGGAGAAGGAGAACTAA